The proteins below are encoded in one region of Anguilla anguilla isolate fAngAng1 chromosome 3, fAngAng1.pri, whole genome shotgun sequence:
- the chic1 gene encoding cysteine-rich hydrophobic domain-containing protein 1: MSVLLPNMADFDTIYELDEEEERVVSEEHLARYCPEPVIMRGAGHITVFGLSNKFDTEFPSVLTGKVAPEEFKTTVGRVNACLKKNLPVNVKWLLCGCLCCCCTVGCSLWPVICLNKRTRRSIQKLLEWENNRLYHKLGLHWKLSKRKCESSNMMEYVILIEFLPKYPIFRPD; the protein is encoded by the exons ATGAGCGTCCTGCTGCCCAACATGGCGGACTTCGACACCATCTATGAGCTGGACGAGGAAGAAGAGCGTGTTGTGAGCGAAGAACACCTGGCTAGATATTGCCCCGAGCCCGTGATTATGCGAGGGGCTGGGCACATCACCGT GTTTGGCCTGAGCAACAAATTTGACACCGAATTTCCTTCAGTTCTCACAGGAAAG GTGGCTCCAGAGGAGTTCAAGACGACCGTGGGCCGGGTGAACGCTTGCCTGAAGAAGAACCTTCCGGTGAACGTGAAGTGGCTTCTGTGCGGCTGCCTGTGCTGTTGCTGTACGGTGGGCTGCAGCCTATGGCCTGTCATCTGTCTCAACAAGAGG ACAAGAAGATCTATTCAGAAACTGTTAGAGTGGGAAAATAACAGGTTGTATCACAAG ctgGGTCTGCATTGGAAACTCAGCAAGAGGAAATGTGAAAGCAGTAACATGATGGAATAC GTTATTCTTATAGAATTCTTGCCCAAATACCCTATATTCCGACCAGACTGA
- the cdx4 gene encoding homeobox protein CDX-4, whose translation MYVGYLLDKEGSMYHQGPVRRSSINLPPQNFVSTPQYSDFTGYHHVPNMDTHAQSSGAWGSPYGAPREDWGAYGLGPPNSIATPMSNSSPGQVSYCSPDYNPMHPPGSAVLQPPPENINVAQLSPDRERRNSYQWMNKTVQSSSTGKTRTKEKYRVVYTDHQRLELEKEFHYNRYITIRRKSELAVNLGLSERQVKIWFQNRRAKERKLIKKKMGQSDGSGGSVHSDPGSVSPLPVPGSLSPSDIHSSLYPPTGMNTLPPLGNIQQVTVTQ comes from the exons ATGTATGTGGGATACCTGTTGGATAAAGAAGGAAGCATGTACCACCAAGGGCCCGTAAGACGATCCAGCATCAACCTCCCTCCACAGAACTTTGTTTCCACGCCACAGTACTCCGACTTTACCGGATACCATCATGTGCCCAACATGGACACTCACGCGCAGTCCTCGGGGGCCTGGGGCTCTCCTTATGGCGCACCGAGGGAAGACTGGGGCGCGTATGGACTCGGACCTCCGAACAGTATTGCTACGCCTATGAGCAACTCGTCGCCCGGACAGGTTTCTTACTGCTCTCCTGATTACAATCCCATGCATCCTCCAGGATCTGCAGTATTGCAACCGCCTCCAGAGAATATTAACGTTGCTCAGCTATCCCCTGACAGAGAAAGACGTAACTCCTACCAGTGGATGAATAAAACGGTTCAGTCATCTTCCACCG GAAAAACGAGAACGAAGGAGAAATACAGGGTCGTTTACACCGACCACCAAAGGCTGGAACTGGAAAAAGAGTTTCATTACAATCGATATATCACAATAAGAAGAAAGTCTGAACTGGCGGTGAACCTTGGCCTTTCGGAGCGACAG GTGAAGATCTGGTTTCAAAACCGCAGAGCCAAAGAGAGAAAATTAATCAAAAAGAAGATGGGCCAATCTGATGGAAGCGGGGGATCAGTGCACAGTGACCCAGGTTCCGTCAGTCCGCTGCCAGTACCCGGGTCATTGAGTCCATCGGATATTCACAGCTCTCTTTACCCACCCACAGGAATGAACACCTTGCCACCACTTGGGAATATACAGCAAGTGACTGTTACTCAGTGA